A single genomic interval of Spirosoma taeanense harbors:
- a CDS encoding NADPH:quinone oxidoreductase family protein has product MKAILCQQFGPPEQLVLKEVPSPKAGNGQVVIQVEACGVNFPDTLMIEGKYQFKPPFPFSPGGEVSGTVIEVGEGVEHLRVGDAVFSLTGHGGFAEEVVANAATTLPMPTSGAAGAMDFVTAASTMYTYGTSYHALKDRANLQAGETLLVMGAAGGVGLAAVQLGVLMGARVIAAASSEEKLAVCRAMGAAETINYTTENLRDRLKELTNGNGVDVIYDPVGDRYAEPAIRSLAWKGRYLVVGFAAGQIPNIPLNLALLKGASIVGVFWGAFAQREPEMSQQNFRQILHWITGGQLKQHIYRLYSLADAPEALRDLMERRVVGKAVVVAR; this is encoded by the coding sequence ATGAAAGCCATTTTGTGTCAGCAATTCGGTCCGCCCGAACAACTCGTCCTGAAGGAAGTTCCTTCGCCGAAAGCGGGTAACGGGCAGGTTGTAATTCAGGTGGAAGCCTGCGGGGTTAACTTTCCCGATACGCTCATGATTGAGGGAAAGTATCAGTTCAAGCCGCCGTTCCCGTTTTCGCCGGGGGGCGAAGTGTCGGGTACAGTCATTGAAGTAGGCGAGGGCGTTGAGCACCTGCGCGTTGGCGATGCGGTTTTTTCGCTGACGGGGCACGGCGGTTTTGCCGAAGAAGTCGTGGCTAACGCAGCAACAACGCTACCCATGCCAACCAGCGGAGCGGCTGGGGCAATGGATTTCGTTACGGCCGCTTCGACCATGTACACCTACGGTACGTCGTACCATGCCCTGAAGGATCGGGCAAATCTGCAGGCCGGTGAAACCCTCCTGGTCATGGGAGCGGCCGGGGGCGTCGGGCTGGCGGCTGTACAGTTAGGCGTACTGATGGGCGCGCGCGTGATTGCAGCCGCATCGAGCGAAGAGAAACTGGCCGTCTGCCGGGCGATGGGGGCTGCTGAAACCATTAATTACACTACTGAAAACCTTCGCGACCGCCTTAAAGAATTGACGAACGGTAACGGCGTTGACGTTATCTATGACCCGGTTGGGGATCGTTACGCTGAACCAGCGATTCGGTCGCTGGCGTGGAAAGGCCGGTATCTGGTGGTCGGTTTCGCGGCCGGTCAGATTCCGAACATTCCGCTGAATCTGGCGTTGCTGAAGGGAGCATCCATTGTGGGCGTATTCTGGGGCGCGTTTGCGCAGCGTGAACCGGAGATGAGCCAGCAAAACTTCCGTCAGATTCTGCACTGGATCACCGGCGGTCAGCTTAAACAACACATCTACCGCCTATATTCGCTCGCCGACGCACCCGAGGCCCTCCGCGACCTGATGGAGCGCCGGGTCGTTGGCAAAGCCGTGGTGGTTGCACGATAA